The following proteins come from a genomic window of Spirochaetota bacterium:
- a CDS encoding TlyA family RNA methyltransferase produces MRLDKFLVEIGIVESRNKALQIIKKGFIKINGINILKPSFKINYSFNLNEFENDNHLNILKNDFFNLKESILEFKIDNLNFEINIEDIHVSRGYYKLKYAIEKFNFIVKDKIFLDIGASTGGFTEVLLEKGASKVIAIDSGRAQLHYKLRNNPKVFSIEKINAKYLKREDLPLLPDCFVMDVSFISVTKIILNIIDLVKEQKGIVLFKPQYEQALLSQKIIRNKKFEFIVKNEIVRKSILEVFFDWCKINGIIIENYIESPIKGGKGNIEYLILLRKD; encoded by the coding sequence ATGAGATTGGATAAATTTTTAGTCGAAATAGGAATTGTAGAATCAAGAAATAAAGCTTTGCAGATTATTAAAAAAGGTTTTATTAAAATTAATGGAATTAATATATTAAAACCTTCATTTAAGATTAATTATAGTTTTAATTTAAATGAATTTGAAAATGATAACCATTTAAATATACTCAAAAATGATTTCTTTAATTTGAAAGAAAGCATTTTAGAATTCAAAATAGATAATTTGAATTTTGAAATTAATATTGAGGATATTCATGTTTCTAGAGGTTATTATAAATTAAAATATGCAATAGAAAAGTTTAATTTTATTGTAAAAGATAAGATATTTCTTGATATTGGAGCTTCTACTGGGGGTTTTACTGAAGTTTTATTAGAAAAAGGAGCATCAAAAGTTATAGCAATTGATTCAGGGAGAGCACAACTTCATTATAAATTAAGAAATAATCCAAAAGTTTTTTCTATTGAAAAGATTAATGCAAAATATTTAAAAAGAGAAGATTTACCTCTTTTACCTGATTGTTTTGTAATGGATGTTTCTTTTATTTCAGTTACAAAAATTATATTAAATATAATTGATCTTGTAAAGGAGCAAAAAGGAATAGTTCTTTTTAAACCCCAATATGAACAAGCCTTATTAAGTCAAAAAATTATTAGAAATAAAAAGTTTGAATTTATTGTAAAAAATGAGATTGTAAGGAAAAGTATTCTTGAAGTTTTTTTTGATTGGTGTAAGATAAATGGTATAATTATTGAAAATTATATAGAATCTCCAATAAAAGGTGGAAAAGGAAATATTGAGTATCTTATTTTATTAAGGAAAGATTAA